Proteins encoded within one genomic window of Actinomycetota bacterium:
- a CDS encoding YraN family protein — MTQARRSLGRSGEDQVAAWYEAAGYLVVVRNWRCRDGELDLVVRQGRTYVFCEVKTRTSDAFGLPVEAVGRAKQNRVRRLAARWLAENEVKAIGIRFDVASVMAGQIEVLEGAF, encoded by the coding sequence GTGACCCAGGCCCGGCGGTCTCTAGGCCGCAGCGGGGAAGACCAGGTGGCCGCGTGGTACGAGGCCGCGGGTTACCTGGTCGTCGTGCGCAACTGGCGGTGCCGAGACGGCGAGCTCGACCTGGTGGTGCGCCAGGGGCGGACCTATGTGTTCTGCGAGGTCAAGACCCGCACGAGTGACGCTTTCGGCCTGCCCGTCGAAGCCGTGGGCCGGGCCAAGCAGAACCGGGTGCGGCGGCTGGCGGCCCGCTGGCTGGCCGAGAACGAAGTGAAGGCCATCGGCATCCGTTTCGACGTGGCGTCGGTGATGGCCGGCCAGATCGAGGTGCTCGAAGGCGCCTTCTGA